From a single Deltaproteobacteria bacterium HGW-Deltaproteobacteria-6 genomic region:
- a CDS encoding orotidine-5'-phosphate decarboxylase produces MKNISSSKPSDKLIFALDAPGFEEALSWIELLSGHVGMFKVGKELFTAVGPKIVESIKQRGGRVFLDLKFHDIPNTVARAAEAAVGLNVDMFNVHASGGVKMIRETVDAVAACAEKRGVASPIVLAVTVLTSLNNSDLEEIGFKTTTNDLVLHLAKMAQHAGAAGVVASPQDIAALRRDLGEKFVIVTPGIRSSAEPVKDDQKRTLSAFEAIQTGADYIVVGRPIRQAKDPLDTCRRIVEEIADGLAARNRA; encoded by the coding sequence ATGAAGAATATCTCGAGTAGCAAGCCCTCAGACAAACTGATCTTTGCCCTGGATGCACCAGGCTTTGAAGAAGCGTTGTCCTGGATAGAACTTCTGTCCGGTCATGTCGGCATGTTCAAAGTGGGTAAGGAACTATTTACCGCGGTTGGGCCGAAGATTGTTGAAAGCATCAAGCAAAGAGGCGGAAGGGTTTTTCTGGATCTGAAATTTCACGATATTCCCAATACGGTAGCCCGAGCCGCTGAAGCCGCTGTCGGATTGAATGTGGATATGTTCAATGTCCATGCGTCAGGCGGCGTAAAGATGATTCGGGAAACGGTCGATGCAGTGGCTGCCTGCGCCGAAAAACGTGGTGTGGCAAGCCCCATTGTTCTGGCCGTAACGGTGTTGACCAGCTTGAACAACAGTGATCTTGAGGAAATCGGATTTAAAACAACCACCAATGATCTGGTGCTTCATCTGGCGAAGATGGCGCAACATGCGGGAGCGGCAGGCGTTGTCGCTTCACCTCAGGATATCGCCGCCCTCAGACGGGATTTAGGTGAAAAATTTGTTATTGTGACACCCGGCATCCGCAGTTCTGCCGAGCCCGTCAAGGATGATCAAAAGAGGACGCTGAGTGCTTTTGAGGCGATTCAGACAGGCGCCGATTATATTGTTGTAGGCAGACCGATCCGCCAGGCCAAAGATCCGCTCGACACATGCCGCAGGATTGTGGAGGAGATTGCCGACGGTCTGGCTGCAAGAAACCGCGCATGA
- a CDS encoding 23S rRNA (guanosine(2251)-2'-O)-methyltransferase RlmB, whose protein sequence is MPQDCGGDCRRSGCKKPRMTIPLTSRRQNLEAVYGINPVKVLLGQETSPLKKIIIADGRSGSSVKEIIDEARQKKIPVEWKHRQQLDELTGRTDHQGIVGLRDSFTYADLDDLLKNRNPRLSHDLILILDSILDPQNLGSIIRTAHCLGANGVVIPTDRAASVTPAVIKASAGSAEELPVARVTNLSQTIDGLKDKGFWIYGADAHGGKNIREQNFNGPVALVLGSEAKGLRPLVKKKCDFLVTIPMAGNFDSFNVAVAAGIIQYEIFLQRREKENP, encoded by the coding sequence ATGCCGCAGGATTGTGGAGGAGATTGCCGACGGTCTGGCTGCAAGAAACCGCGCATGACGATTCCTTTGACAAGCAGAAGACAAAATTTGGAAGCCGTATACGGCATTAATCCCGTGAAGGTTCTTCTTGGCCAAGAGACGTCACCCCTGAAAAAAATTATTATTGCTGATGGCCGGAGCGGTTCATCGGTTAAAGAAATCATTGATGAGGCCCGTCAAAAAAAAATACCTGTGGAATGGAAGCACCGTCAGCAGCTCGATGAGTTGACGGGTAGAACGGATCATCAGGGGATAGTCGGTCTACGCGATTCATTTACTTATGCTGATTTAGACGATTTGCTGAAAAACCGCAATCCGCGCTTATCCCATGATCTTATTTTAATTCTCGACAGCATTCTCGATCCGCAAAATCTGGGGTCGATTATCCGCACCGCCCATTGCCTGGGGGCTAACGGCGTGGTCATCCCGACAGATCGTGCGGCCTCAGTGACACCGGCTGTGATAAAAGCATCTGCCGGCAGTGCGGAAGAGTTGCCTGTTGCCCGTGTAACAAATTTATCGCAGACGATAGATGGTTTGAAAGATAAAGGTTTCTGGATTTATGGCGCTGATGCCCATGGGGGAAAGAACATCAGGGAACAGAATTTTAATGGCCCGGTGGCTTTAGTTCTGGGAAGCGAGGCCAAAGGCCTTCGACCACTGGTGAAGAAAAAATGCGATTTTCTGGTCACAATTCCGATGGCGGGAAACTTTGATTCCTTTAATGTTGCAGTTGCAGCAGGGATCATTCAGTATGAAATATTTCTTCAGCGCAGGGAGAAAGAAAACCCGTGA
- a CDS encoding guanylate kinase: protein MSDQRLVIVMSAPSGAGKSSICRRLLAACPEIEFSVSYTSRMPRPNEINGTDYHFISREDFQRRIDQGEFVEWVENYGNFYGTSGKSMHEVLGRGKDLLLDIEPRGAKEIKEKFADGVFVFVLPPSLDELLNRLEKRGHESKEVIKTRFAQAESELKEVLWYDYTVFNEDLETAARQLIAIYRAEKCKTNRLHGKINRFFNDVIRDV from the coding sequence ATGTCGGATCAGAGACTGGTCATCGTGATGTCCGCGCCTTCCGGGGCGGGGAAAAGCAGTATTTGCCGAAGGTTGCTTGCAGCCTGTCCGGAGATTGAATTTTCCGTTTCCTATACCTCGCGGATGCCGCGTCCCAATGAAATCAACGGAACAGACTATCATTTTATTTCCCGTGAAGATTTTCAGCGCCGGATTGATCAGGGTGAATTTGTTGAATGGGTGGAGAATTACGGGAACTTTTACGGGACATCCGGCAAGTCAATGCATGAAGTTTTGGGTAGAGGGAAAGATTTGCTGCTTGATATCGAACCGCGCGGCGCGAAAGAAATTAAGGAGAAATTTGCGGACGGCGTTTTTGTTTTTGTATTGCCTCCCTCTTTGGATGAACTCCTGAATCGGCTGGAAAAGCGGGGGCATGAAAGCAAGGAAGTAATAAAAACGCGGTTTGCGCAAGCCGAGAGTGAATTAAAGGAAGTTTTGTGGTATGACTACACCGTATTTAACGAAGATCTGGAAACAGCCGCCCGGCAACTGATTGCGATTTACCGCGCGGAGAAATGTAAGACAAACCGTTTACACGGTAAAATTAATCGTTTTTTTAATGATGTTATTAGAGATGTTTAG
- a CDS encoding cysteine--tRNA ligase, translating to MINAYKSIVDRIGNTPLVEITRLNPNKKVKIFAKLESANPGGSIKDRTALFMIENAEKRGDLNHDKIILEATSGNTGIGLAMIAAAKGYKLCLTMSESASEERKKILRAMGAELHFTPAAQGTDGAIEVAYRMLRENPDKYFGTDQFNNEDNIAAHYFGTAQEIWDQTAGQVTTVVATLGTTGTAMGLSKKLKEHNEQIKIIGVEPYLQHKIQGLKNMRESYRPGIFDKKRLDEKVNILDEDAFEMSRKLAREEGILVGMSSGAAMFVAAQKAREMEEGLIVVIFPDSGERYLSTELFTVKEELATVSLYNILKRQKSFFRPLKSEEVLMHTCGPTVHDAPHLGNYRRLVVSDLLCRYLTFKGYQVKHVIDIVDFTDKSIRGSEKAAMELADYSNKYLQVFLDDAQFLNIRPDNIYVKASENVDAMFKIVEKLVDKGFAYEKLHSVYFDISKLSDYGLLSNIDLAKTRLGRSIDLDDYEKDNPADFALLKRAGLGELKRGIYHKTKWGNIRPGWHLECAAISQKYLGTAYDIHISGADETFPHCENIIAINKAFSGHSGANYWIGAELILVDGRKMSRSLNNAVTIADLKQNGYSGRDIRFFLLGMNYRKPISYSEKALQAAKNTVKKIDTFVYRLHAVDNDTQNFPDVDQVIYDLHHDFEKALDDDINISGALAAFFDFIGKVNAPLTEGKISRTDARKIVKILEKINEILGIMDFGEQTRSQEITGLIQKRDSARKAGNWEEADLLRNQLARAGVEVLDSQQGTIWRFK from the coding sequence ATGATAAACGCTTATAAAAGTATTGTTGATCGTATTGGCAACACTCCTCTTGTGGAAATAACCAGACTCAATCCTAATAAAAAGGTAAAAATATTTGCAAAGCTGGAGTCCGCCAATCCCGGTGGTTCCATTAAAGACCGCACTGCTTTGTTCATGATTGAAAATGCCGAGAAAAGGGGAGACTTGAATCATGACAAGATTATTCTGGAGGCAACCAGCGGCAATACCGGCATAGGACTGGCTATGATCGCCGCGGCAAAAGGCTACAAGTTGTGTCTGACGATGTCTGAATCGGCCAGTGAAGAACGAAAAAAAATTTTGCGGGCAATGGGCGCTGAATTGCATTTTACACCGGCGGCTCAAGGGACGGATGGGGCGATTGAAGTTGCCTATCGGATGCTCAGAGAAAATCCCGACAAATATTTCGGGACCGATCAGTTTAATAATGAAGACAATATTGCCGCCCACTATTTTGGAACAGCTCAGGAGATATGGGATCAGACGGCTGGTCAGGTTACCACGGTGGTAGCCACTCTGGGCACGACGGGTACCGCTATGGGCCTTTCCAAAAAGCTCAAGGAACATAATGAGCAAATCAAGATTATCGGCGTCGAACCTTATTTGCAGCATAAAATTCAGGGGCTCAAAAACATGCGGGAGTCCTATCGTCCGGGGATCTTTGATAAGAAGCGTCTCGATGAAAAAGTGAATATTCTGGATGAAGATGCTTTTGAAATGTCCCGTAAACTTGCCCGTGAAGAAGGGATCCTGGTGGGAATGAGTTCGGGTGCGGCGATGTTTGTAGCTGCCCAGAAGGCCCGCGAAATGGAAGAAGGTCTGATCGTGGTTATTTTCCCGGACAGTGGCGAGCGCTATTTAAGCACTGAATTGTTTACAGTAAAAGAAGAATTGGCTACGGTTAGCCTTTACAATATTTTGAAGCGTCAGAAATCGTTTTTCCGGCCGCTGAAATCGGAAGAAGTGTTAATGCATACTTGCGGTCCCACCGTCCATGACGCACCCCACCTGGGAAATTACCGTCGCCTGGTGGTGTCTGACCTGTTATGCCGTTATCTGACATTCAAAGGCTATCAGGTCAAGCATGTCATCGATATCGTTGATTTTACTGATAAGTCCATTCGTGGTTCGGAAAAAGCGGCGATGGAACTCGCGGATTATTCCAATAAATATTTGCAGGTTTTTCTGGACGATGCGCAGTTTTTAAATATTCGCCCGGACAATATATATGTGAAAGCCTCCGAAAATGTTGATGCCATGTTCAAAATTGTCGAGAAATTAGTCGATAAGGGGTTTGCGTACGAGAAGCTTCATTCTGTTTATTTTGATATTTCCAAACTATCTGATTATGGTCTTCTTTCCAATATCGATTTAGCCAAAACCCGATTGGGACGGTCGATTGATCTTGATGATTATGAGAAGGACAATCCGGCCGACTTTGCGCTGCTGAAAAGAGCCGGTCTGGGGGAGTTGAAAAGAGGTATTTATCATAAGACGAAATGGGGTAATATCCGTCCTGGCTGGCATCTGGAATGTGCGGCTATCTCTCAAAAATACCTGGGAACGGCTTATGATATTCATATCAGCGGAGCGGATGAAACGTTTCCCCACTGCGAAAACATCATTGCAATTAATAAAGCTTTTTCGGGTCACAGCGGTGCAAACTACTGGATAGGCGCTGAGCTGATTCTGGTGGACGGACGGAAGATGTCCCGTTCTTTGAATAATGCCGTAACGATTGCCGATCTGAAACAAAACGGGTATAGTGGGAGGGACATCCGGTTTTTTCTGCTGGGGATGAATTACCGCAAGCCGATCAGTTATTCCGAAAAGGCTTTGCAGGCAGCGAAAAACACCGTCAAGAAAATAGACACTTTTGTTTACCGGCTTCATGCAGTCGATAATGATACTCAAAATTTCCCCGATGTAGATCAGGTTATTTACGATCTTCATCATGATTTTGAGAAAGCTCTTGATGATGATATTAATATATCCGGTGCTCTGGCGGCATTTTTTGATTTTATTGGCAAAGTCAATGCGCCTTTGACTGAGGGGAAAATAAGCAGGACAGACGCCCGAAAAATTGTTAAAATACTTGAAAAAATAAATGAAATACTTGGCATAATGGATTTTGGAGAACAAACGCGCAGTCAGGAAATCACCGGGCTTAT
- a CDS encoding YicC family protein, translating into MIKSMTGYGRVEALCDGRNIVVEAKSVNHRFLEIGLRTPALLYPLEMEYKKKIGERFKRGRIDVSIRLEGEGAEPSRVNLNMEVARDYFGVLTRLRNEFDIQEPVSLKNLTSFRDIFTPPTETQLDAGFLDQVEKTLQEALSMLVNMRQDEGIALFSDMQMRLRSIQETMETIRLRAPQVVLEYQKRLSDRIKELTAGFEMDAARLAQEVAIMADRCDITEEIVRMQSHIGQFEALLQSDEAEGRKIDFLLQEMNREINTIGSKGNDVEIARQVIDAKSELGKLREQAQNIE; encoded by the coding sequence GCAAAATCCGTGAATCACCGTTTTCTGGAAATCGGCTTGCGGACTCCCGCTTTGCTTTATCCGTTGGAGATGGAGTATAAAAAGAAAATAGGGGAAAGATTCAAGCGCGGCCGCATCGATGTTTCGATCCGCCTGGAGGGAGAGGGTGCCGAACCATCCAGGGTGAATTTAAACATGGAGGTGGCCCGTGACTACTTTGGTGTTTTGACCAGGCTGAGAAATGAATTCGACATTCAGGAGCCGGTCAGCCTTAAAAACCTCACCAGCTTTCGGGATATTTTCACGCCGCCTACGGAAACACAATTGGATGCCGGGTTTCTGGATCAGGTGGAAAAAACGCTGCAAGAAGCGTTGTCCATGCTGGTCAATATGAGGCAGGATGAAGGGATTGCTTTGTTCTCGGATATGCAAATGAGACTGCGGTCCATTCAGGAAACGATGGAAACCATTCGATTACGCGCGCCGCAGGTTGTTCTGGAGTATCAAAAGCGTCTTTCGGACAGGATCAAGGAACTGACGGCGGGATTTGAGATGGACGCCGCCCGTCTGGCCCAGGAAGTGGCGATTATGGCGGATCGATGCGATATTACGGAAGAGATTGTCCGCATGCAAAGCCATATCGGTCAGTTCGAAGCCCTGCTGCAAAGCGATGAAGCTGAAGGCAGGAAAATCGACTTCCTTCTCCAGGAAATGAACCGTGAAATTAACACGATTGGTTCCAAAGGCAATGATGTGGAAATTGCGCGTCAGGTCATTGACGCGAAAAGTGAACTGGGCAAGTTGCGGGAACAGGCGCAGAATATTGAGTAG
- a CDS encoding DUF1178 domain-containing protein, with amino-acid sequence MIIYDVKCENGHKFEGWFKDRQAWIEQNAQRLICCPVCNSSSVEIVPSSITIMGKDSKMSAKKEEMNITPEQALQLLHQYIDHNFEDVGNKFAEVALKIHIGDEEKRNIKGTTTPQEEADLKEEGVSFVKIPLLKMDS; translated from the coding sequence GTGATTATTTATGATGTGAAATGTGAGAATGGCCATAAGTTTGAAGGATGGTTTAAAGACCGGCAGGCCTGGATTGAGCAAAACGCTCAGCGACTGATTTGTTGCCCCGTTTGTAACAGTTCCAGTGTGGAAATAGTACCTTCTTCCATTACCATTATGGGGAAGGATTCAAAAATGTCGGCTAAAAAAGAGGAGATGAACATTACTCCGGAGCAGGCTCTTCAATTATTGCACCAATATATTGACCACAACTTTGAAGATGTCGGGAATAAATTTGCAGAAGTCGCCCTGAAGATACACATAGGTGATGAAGAAAAAAGAAATATCAAAGGGACAACGACGCCGCAGGAAGAAGCGGACTTAAAAGAAGAAGGTGTTTCGTTCGTAAAAATCCCTCTGCTCAAAATGGACAGCTGA
- a CDS encoding DNA-directed RNA polymerase subunit omega, translating into MARITVEDSLRVAETRFGLVSLASKRARQLLKGSKPLMESKNREIVLALREIAAGKVVYANPEFLKGSQEDFKPIPDNTEFIGDEEYLE; encoded by the coding sequence ATGGCAAGAATTACAGTGGAAGATTCTTTAAGGGTGGCCGAGACCAGATTCGGTCTGGTATCGCTGGCTTCCAAGCGGGCGCGCCAGCTGCTCAAAGGTTCCAAACCGTTGATGGAAAGTAAAAATCGGGAAATTGTTCTGGCGCTTCGCGAAATTGCCGCCGGGAAAGTTGTTTACGCCAATCCTGAATTTTTAAAAGGGTCGCAGGAAGATTTTAAACCGATTCCGGATAATACAGAGTTCATCGGCGATGAAGAATATCTCGAGTAG
- a CDS encoding pilus assembly protein PilC, which translates to MPVFLWEGTSKKNEAKKGEMEAADELAVRTLLRRQGFKNIEVKAKPKDLEEYLPFLAGGVKEKDVVVFCRIFSTMINAGLPLIQCLDLLAQQEQNKAFAKIIKAVKEDIEGGTSLTDALKKHPKVFDDLFTNLIAAGEAGGILDLVLGRLSAYLEKAMKLKAQVKSAMTYPIAVLCISMGVTALLLLKVIPVFQKMFEGMGGELPGPTAMVVAMSQFLQSYWWIILGTIIAVVVGIQQFGRTEKGRWTIDSILLKAPIIGPVLKKVAVAKFSRTLSTMMSSGVPILEGLNIVSKTAGNVVVEAALLKTRQSISEGQSIAEPLSESGIFPPMVVQMIAVGEATGALDDMLNKIADFYDDEVDAAVAGMTALIEPIMMVFLGGVVGGMIIAMYLPIFKMASVVG; encoded by the coding sequence ATGCCGGTTTTCCTTTGGGAAGGAACCTCGAAAAAGAATGAAGCGAAAAAAGGCGAGATGGAAGCGGCCGATGAGTTGGCCGTTCGTACACTTTTAAGACGGCAGGGATTTAAAAATATTGAAGTTAAAGCAAAGCCAAAGGATCTGGAAGAATATCTTCCTTTTCTCGCCGGCGGTGTGAAGGAAAAAGATGTTGTGGTTTTCTGCCGGATTTTTTCTACAATGATTAATGCCGGCTTGCCACTCATTCAATGTCTGGATCTGCTGGCCCAACAGGAGCAAAACAAAGCTTTTGCCAAAATTATCAAGGCTGTTAAGGAAGACATTGAAGGCGGCACCAGTCTGACGGATGCATTGAAAAAACACCCCAAAGTTTTTGATGACCTGTTTACCAACTTAATTGCCGCCGGTGAAGCGGGTGGTATTCTGGATCTTGTCTTAGGGCGCCTTTCGGCTTATCTGGAAAAAGCGATGAAGTTGAAAGCTCAAGTTAAAAGCGCCATGACCTATCCGATCGCGGTTCTTTGCATTTCCATGGGTGTCACTGCTTTGCTTCTGCTCAAAGTTATTCCCGTATTTCAGAAAATGTTTGAAGGGATGGGCGGCGAGCTTCCCGGTCCGACGGCAATGGTGGTTGCGATGAGCCAATTCCTCCAGTCTTATTGGTGGATAATTCTTGGTACGATCATTGCCGTTGTGGTTGGTATTCAACAATTCGGCAGAACAGAGAAAGGCCGCTGGACAATTGATTCAATATTGCTCAAGGCGCCGATTATCGGGCCGGTGCTCAAAAAAGTGGCGGTAGCCAAATTTTCACGAACCTTGTCGACCATGATGAGTTCGGGGGTACCGATCTTGGAGGGATTGAATATTGTCAGTAAAACAGCCGGTAATGTGGTGGTCGAAGCTGCTTTACTGAAAACGCGCCAAAGCATCAGCGAAGGCCAGTCTATTGCTGAGCCGCTGTCTGAGTCAGGTATTTTTCCGCCGATGGTAGTTCAGATGATTGCGGTCGGCGAGGCCACGGGTGCTCTGGATGATATGCTCAATAAAATTGCTGATTTCTATGATGATGAAGTGGATGCGGCGGTGGCAGGCATGACGGCGTTGATAGAGCCGATCATGATGGTTTTCCTGGGAGGTGTTGTCGGGGGTATGATTATCGCCATGTACCTGCCGATCTTTAAGATGGCGTCTGTTGTGGGCTAA